A single window of Rhodamnia argentea isolate NSW1041297 chromosome 5, ASM2092103v1, whole genome shotgun sequence DNA harbors:
- the LOC115754250 gene encoding LOB domain-containing protein 42: protein MRMSCNGCRVLRKGCSDDCVIRPCLQWIKSADAQANATVFLAKFYGRAGLINLINAGPPPLRPAIFRSLLYEACGRIINPIYGSVGLLWSGNWGHCQAAVDAVLKGSPHIMRHPSLDSGSTPAASQPLPALKPYDIRHFPKEGGSQHLHGVGVRARPRFKRPRLGVNLKPDSWLYPEASYATSPEDDSGFSVETVEAEPEDRSQPSRSLAFEGRESDDDGIGLELTLGVAQSQQQSVSCKSEADHGHHL, encoded by the exons ATGAGAATGAGCTGCAACGGTTGCAGAGTCCTCCGCAAGGGCTGCAGCGACGACTGCGTCATAAGGCCCTGCCTACAATGGATCAAGTCCGCCGACGCCCAGGCCAACGCCACCGTCTTCCTCGCCAAGTTCTACGGCCGTGCCGGCCTCATCAACCTCATCAATGCCGGCCCTCCCCCCCTCCGCCCCG CCATTTTCAGGTCGCTGCTCTACGAGGCCTGCGGTCGGATCATCAACCCCATATACGGGTCGGTCGGGCTGCTCTGGTCCGGTAACTGGGGCCACTGCCAAGCCGCAGTCGACGCCGTCCTCAAGGGCTCCCCCCACATCATGCGACACCCTTCGCTGGATTCGGGTTCGACCCCCGCCGCGTCTCAGCCCTTACCTGCCCTCAAGCCCTACGACATCCGCCACTTCCCCAAGGAGGGGGGCTCGCAACACCTCCACGGGGTCGGGGTCCGGGCCCGGCCCCGGTTCAAGCGCCCCAGGCTCGGCGTCAACCTGAAGCCGGACAGCTGGCTTTATCCGGAGGCAAGCTACGCGACGTCGCCAGAGGACGACAGCGGGTTCTCCGTGGAGACCGTGGAGGCTGAACCCGAGGACCGGTCCCAGCCAAGCCGGAGCTTGGCGTTCGAAGGTCGTGAAAGTGATGATGATGGGATCGGGTTGGAGCTCACTCTGGGTGTGGCTCAGAGTCAACAACAGAGCGTCTCATGCAAATCCGAGGCTGATCACGGTCATCACTTGTGA
- the LOC115751401 gene encoding zinc finger protein CONSTANS-LIKE 16-like, whose product MSPSVMISHKNAANAFSGKTARACDNCIQKRARWYCAADDAFLCQSCDRSVHSANPLARRHERVRLKTAATSQKHLGEFASRRKSSSWHRGFTKKPRTPRGTKSALQRASKPENMARVPEVGGDETSNEESEEHLLYRVPAYDPFVAEMCTSKGAEAAAFCADPETAMAFDGSGKGDNRSKELTIEVENLQGFLPSDADLAEFAADVESLLGRGLDAESFGIEGLGFVDCKQRGSNSMDYSLGSGGVIKLEEKEGVAEVDVEVGHGDVEIDLSKETFELNFDYDSPTTCGDEEEEAKVITELEEEKNVENCRGDEGTNINSEERKKKKKKKREVFLRLDYEAVMSAWAGQGSPWTTGDRPDLSPDNRWPDFTGMSGLELQNLYGEAGAYGGHMGMGDALREAKVSRYREKRRTRLFSKKIRYEVRKLNAEKRPRMKGRFVKRASSASSSAPGFPLLNK is encoded by the exons ATGAGCCCGTCCGTGATGATCTCCCACAAGAATGCCGCGAATGCCTTCAGCGGCAAGACCGCTCGGGCCTGCGACAACTGCATCCAGAAGCGGGCTCGCTGGTACTGCGCGGCCGACGACGCCTTCCTCTGCCAGTCCTGCGACCGCTCCGTCCACTCGGCCAACCCTCTGGCCCGCCGCCATGAGAGGGTCCGTCTGAAGACGGCGGCCACCTCGCAGAAGCATCTCGGCGAATTCGCTTCGCGCAGGAAGTCGTCGTCGTGGCACCGCGGTTTCACCAAGAAGCCGCGGACGCCCCGTGGCACGAAGTCCGCTCTCCAACGGGCGTCCAAGCCAGAGAACATGGCCCGAGTTCCCGAAGTCGGTGGAGATGAGACGTCAAACGAGGAGAGCGAGGAGCATCTTCTTTACAGGGTTCCAGCTTACGATCCTTTCGTAGCGGAAATGTGCACCTCGAAAGGAGCCGAGGCCGCTGCGTTTTGCGCTGACCCAGAAACTGCCATGGCCTTCGACGGATCAGGCAAAGGCGACAACCGAAGCAAAGAGTTGACCATCGAAGTGGAGAATTTGCAAGGTTTTCTCCCGTCGGATGCGGACCTCGCGGAATTTGCTGCCGATGTCGAAAGCCTTCTTGGCCGAGGGCTCGATGCCGAGTCTTTCGGGATCGAAGGACTGGGCTTTGTAGATTGTAAACAGCGAGGTAGTAACTCGATGGACTATTCCTTAGGTAGCGGCGGAGTGATCAAACTTGAAGAGAAAGAGGGTGTCGCGGAGGTCGACGTGGAAGTGGGCCACGGTGACGTGGAGATCGATTTGAGCAAGGAGACATTTGAGCTGAATTTTGACTACGATTCTCCGACGACGTGCGgcgatgaagaagaggaagcgAAGGTGATCACTGAattggaagaggaaaagaaCGTGGAGAACTGCCGTGGAGACGAAGGGACGAACATTAACAgtgaagagaggaagaagaagaagaagaagaaaagggaggTTTTCTTGAGGCTCGATTACGAGGCGGTGATGTCGGCATGGGCTGGCCAGGGCTCACCTTGGACCACCGGAGACCGGCCCGACCTCAGTCCCGACAACCGCTGGCCCGACTTCACG GGCATGTCTGGGTTGGAATTGCAAAACCTCTACGGCGAAGCCGGAGCGTATGGGGGGCACATGGGCATGGGGGACGCTCTGCGGGAGGCAAAGGTGTCGAGGTACAGGGAGAAACGGAGGACGAGATTGTTCTCCAAGAAGATCCGGTACGAGGTCCGCAAGCTGAACGCCGAGAAGAGGCCTCGAATGAAAGGGAGGTTCGTGAAGAGGGCTTCATCTGCGTCGTCATCAGCACCTGGCTTTCCTCTGCTCAATAAATGA